GTTGCTCTGGTGTGGTGAAATTTTCCTGAACCGTATTGATGAAAAATGACTCATGCTTCACACCACTGAAGATTCCATTATGAAATCAAATGTACCTACAACAACAGAGATAGCATGACTTGGGCTTAAGACAAACATGACTCAGgtgagaaaacaaaacactcaTCTGTAAGTATTCAGCTTCTATTACATTTTATTCTACATTTCCCATGTTCACACTTAATGGGACTCCAGTTATTACTCCACGTCTCcatgttttatttcctatttgattGCAACTTTGAATCATTGCTCATATACCATTTAAATTTTATCACTATTCCTCTGCTCTTTACTATTACATATTACCATCAATCTTCGATCCTCAAGAACTTTTTTTATACATCTCATCTGCTTGTTTCAACTCATTTATTAATGCAATTACCCCTCTGTAAATTGCACTACAATTTTTCATTCATCCCGTTCTCAATTTATTGACTTCCTTTCACTATCACCAGCACTACTTACTAAGTATTCTTCATTATTTATTTTCCCTCTTTGGCTAATAGCTAggttagagaaccttttcatgatatgcaaattttttgagataggagttttgggttttcatgagctgtatgccaaaatcatcaatattaaaacaataaaaggcttgaactacttcagttagtgtgtcatgaatctaaaatatatgaacgtctaatgtttatcagtagattacagaaaataattaactttatcacaatatgctaattttttttaaaaggacctgtatattatTTGATCGGAAGATCTCTAAGATCCCATGCATTTAACCTCCCCTTGACAAAATGGGAGAGAAGTGGTCAAAAGAAACTGTGATACAGAGACAGTCTACTTGTGATCCAATCAACCAAAACACATTTAAACCCAGGTGTAAACAAAGCCCAAATTCACTGCTCAGATATTTTGAAACTTATCAGAGGTGCTTCTGTGATCCTCAAGATTGTCTTGTTTGAGTGATGGCACAGCAAAGACTTCTCACTGGTGTTATTACATGACTGTCAAACTGATAACCTAAAACTACAAttctctcatgtgtgaaacctcatgtggtatttaagtgttgctttatttctgagactctttccgcagtgaccacatataaatgacttttctccagtgtgaacactcatgtgtCTGTCAAGGTGTCCTTTTTgcctgaaacttcttccacattgctggcaggtgaaaggcttctctcctgtgtgaactcttatgtggtTTTCACGGGTTGCTTTAtgattaaacctctttccgcactgagggcatgtgtagggttgttttccggagtgaattctcatgtggactttaaattgttgtttttgacaataactctttccacactcagagcatgtgtaggatttctctctatgagttctcatgtggactttaaggttttcaTGTCGatcaaaactcattccacactgatcacacgtgtaaggctgatctccattgtgaattctcatgtgtctgataaagctttctttttgagtgaaacttactccacactgttggcaggtgaaaaggctctctccagtgtgaaccctCATGTGACTGTCAAGGTTTCCTTTCCGGTTAAAACctcttccacattgttggcaggtgtaaggcttctctccagagtgaactctcatgtgtctgttaaggtttcctttttggttgaaacttcttccacattgtttgcaggggaaaggcttctctccagtgtgaactcgtAAGTGTCCTTCAAATTCTCCTTTataattaaacctctttccgcactgagggcatgtgtagggttgctcagTGTGAATTATCATATGGTCTTCAAAGAGTTGTTTTTGATGGAAACTCTGTCCACACTCAAGGCATGTGTAGGGATTCTCTCCAACGTGACTCCTAACATGTGTTTTAAGACTTCTTCTATAAACGAAATGCTTGCCACACTGTTGACAGCCATatggtttctctcctgtgtgaactctcatgtgtcttttaatgCTTTCTGTTTGATTGAAACACTTTCCAGACTGTTGACATGTAAAATAACTTCTCCCTGTCTTCTGAGTCCTTTTTCTTAAGGTCTtttcagtctgtgaacaactaaaagatttttctccatttatgaaatcatgatctttctcttccatttcattcagcacttcactctcctctttcagtgccatcaggtctaaggtgaaaaaagactaaagttaaccccagtttaaagaCACGAAACACAAAACCACATCAAATTACAGTTAAATGAGTTAAATTATATGAAATTTCTGACATATGCGGATACAGAATACCAGTATAAACAAAAGCACATGGAGGACACAgaacaaaactgaaaacaaagaaaTACTTGATTTTAATCATATATTATTTAAGTTCTTCATCAAGCAGTCTCTGGTATTTTCATAAGCATAATGTGTTTTTATTGTAGTGATTGTTAACATATGCAGCCTTTAGCATTGtgtattagggctgcacgattaacctTTATCGCATCGATATTGAGGTTTTAACTCCCGCGATAACctaacctcaggaggctgaggtttTTTCCCCGCCTCTGACATTTGAGTGACAAACCTATTAGCCAATCAAAATGGTCGAATCTTACGTTCCTGGCTTGCTGGCCAATCAGAAAAATGGCAATGGAAACAAGGTTGTACGCAGTGCACCGGCTTTTTGTCAGCAGCAAAGCAGCTaattcatagttttacattacatcatatctgtcccaaatctttgttaatgttcataaagacttgaccctggaaGATCAaggattgtgcatttaagcgaaacgtttgtttttctgtagctctaataaagtctgtatgcttcatatagagatataattta
Above is a genomic segment from Garra rufa chromosome 2, GarRuf1.0, whole genome shotgun sequence containing:
- the LOC141325689 gene encoding uncharacterized protein, which gives rise to MAFIKEESEDMKIEETLKHEDTEEQRKMAFIKEETEDIKIEETLKHEDTEEQTDLMALKEESEVLNEMEEKDHDFINGEKSFSCSQTEKTLRKRTQKTGRSYFTCQQSGKCFNQTESIKRHMRVHTGEKPYGCQQCGKHFVYRRSLKTHVRSHVGENPYTCLECGQSFHQKQLFEDHMIIHTEQPYTCPQCGKRFNYKGEFEGHLRVHTGEKPFPCKQCGRSFNQKGNLNRHMRVHSGEKPYTCQQCGRGFNRKGNLDSHMRVHTGESLFTCQQCGVSFTQKESFIRHMRIHNGDQPYTCDQCGMSFDRHENLKVHMRTHREKSYTCSECGKSYCQKQQFKVHMRIHSGKQPYTCPQCGKRFNHKATRENHIRVHTGEKPFTCQQCGRSFRQKGHLDRHMSVHTGEKSFICGHCGKSLRNKATLKYHMRFHT